CCGACCCCGCGCGGCTGGCCGGGAAGCGTCGCACGCCCACGGCAACCCCGGACGCGCTCATCGAGCGGGCGCGTCACCCCACGGCGATCGAGTTCGTCGGGCACTACACGCCCGACAAGCTGCTCCGCCTGCACGAGCACTGCGCCGCACGACACACCACGTACGAGCTCTGGTGATGGACCATCACGACCGTGAACAACGCGTGCTCAAGCACATCGCCGCTTTCCGAGTGTCGTTGCGGGCGGTGATCGCACGGCTCTACTTCGACGATCGCAACAGCGCATGCCAGAACGTGCTCAGTCGGTTGAAGTCGCGCGGCTGGCTTATGTCGCATCAATCGTTCACAGGGACTCGGCTGGCCTACTACCAGCTCGGCGTGCGCGGCGTGCGTCACTTTCGACTGCCTCGAAACCGCGCGGAGCACTACGACGAGCGTGCGCTCAACACGCACCTTTGCATCCTGTGGTGGAGCTGCATGAGCAACACGCTGCGCTACCGAGTCGAACCGGACCAGGTCGCCGCGGCCATCGGATGCGAGACCCTCACAGGCGAGCACTGCATGCAGCCGAGCGACCGGGGTCCACGCTTTGTCCGCGTGTTCGTCCTCGGGCCGGACTCGGACGACCAGACAGCACTGTATCGCATCAAGGAGCGAATGCGAGAGGCCGCAGCAACCGCTGTTCTCTGCGACTGGGTGCGCCACTCACTCTACACGTTCGCCATTCTGACCGACTCCCCGCACCGGCTTCGTCGTCTGAAGGAGGCCGTCGCGAGCGATACGTTCGACCCCCCGGGACTCGTGCGCGTGTACCAGGCACCGGGCATCGCAACCCTGCCAAAGCACTTGGCGATGCGAGCCAGCAATCAGGAGTGACTCATGAACGATTCACGCTTCGAGACGCCGCACGTACCTCCTGTCGGCGCTATGGTCATGAAACGCTTTCCGCTTGAATACGACCCCACGTCAGCGACGCAGCTCAATGCGTCTCGACTTCCGCACCCGCTCAGCACCGCCGACATGTCGCTCGCGCACCGCTGCGAGCCATGGGAGGCCGACCGCGCGAAGCACGCGGTCGACATTCTGGGCTTGATGCCCACCGGCATGCTCGTGATGCTCGTGCTCTCGATCTCGGTGACCCGCATCGCCCCCTTCTATGTCGCGATCGGATTAGCGGGCCTGGTTGCGACGCTCATGCTGGTGTTGCTCTTCCGGGCTGGCCTGCTCTCGCCTCGGTACCTCCTGATCGCGGTGCTCGCGCCGGCCATGGGCATCGCGTTTCTCTACGCGGTCTCCAGCGTGATCGACGACCGCCTGCTGGTGACAGCCGTGCTCGCGAGCATCGGCGCTGTCCTCTTCCGGCTGCTCGGCACAGGCCCAGTGTCCTTCTATCAGCAGTGGATCCTGACCCATCCGCGGCTCACACCGTCGACACGCAAGGCGCTCAGCGCTGAGCGTGCCCCCGCGCCGATGTTCTGGCCGCTGTACCTGACCATGGTGATCGCCGTGCTTCTGCCGAGGTACTCCTCCGCGCTCGCGACCCTGCTGATCGCCGCGCTCAACACCGGCGTGGTGCTCTGGTGGCTCCGAGGCCGAGCGCCGCTTCGCGGAGCGCTCGATGCGCTCGGGCACTATCTCGCGTATGGGCGGGACGACGCCGGTGCTCCGGGCGTCTGGCGTCCGCGCGACCACCAGCGACGACGCCACTGGACCTTCGTGACTCTGCTTAGCACGATCTTCTTCACCCTCGGTCTCGGGCTCACCCTGTATGTGCCCGGCGATGTCGCACGCTTAGGGCTGTCGCGATTGCTGGTGACCGGCGCATCAGAATCGTTGCCGATCCGCAAGGTGTTTGACCATTCCACCGCTCCGGTGGACTGGGACAAGGCACCGCCCCCGCTCGTGCCCACGGTGAATCGACCGCAACTGCCGGAGATCGCACCGTCGGACACCCTTCGCGACTGGAAGATCGGCGCGAACGAGCGCGCCGCCCGCCTCAACGAACGGGTGCAACGAATCAGCAGTCAAGCGGACGCGGACGATGACCAGTTCCGTCGGCGGTATGTCGCGAGAGCGTTCCCATCGTTTATTCGCGACGAGATCGGAGACCGACCGCATACATGGCTCTTCGCGGTGCTCGCCGCGATCCTCCAGGGCCGGCTGCATTACGGGTGGCTCCTGCCGGTGTCCCTTCTGCTCGCCGCAACCCTGCCGAGTCTGGTTCTCCTTGCCGTCTACGCGCGGCCGCTCGCCTTCCTTATCGAGCTTCGTCAGCGGGTGGAAGGGAGTTCGGCGTCGCCAGGCCTGGACCACGCACCTGACCGGACGGAGTGGAACTGGCGCGTCGACCGCGTTGCTGAGTCGGTCCACACCGCGACCGAGCCCCTGTTTGGTTCGGCGGTCTATGAGGCCGACCACCTGTTCCTCGGAGTTGAGCCTTGCATGGGCTTCCCGGTGCTGCTCCACCGGCCGCTGTTGAATCAGCACTGCTACATCGTCGGCGAGACCGGTTCGGGCAAGACCAGCCTCGGCATCATGCCGATGCTGATCCAGCTCCTCCGTCAGCACATCGACCCCTCACGCGAAGACAGTGCGAGGAGCGAACCGCCCATCGTGATCCTTGACCTCAAGGGCGACCCTGCGCTGCTCCAGACCATCAAGGCAGAAGCCGACGCACGGCGAAAGCGTCACGGAGTGACGGACCCCAACGACCCACGCTACGCGTTCCGGCTCTTCACACCCGAGGTGGGTTCCGAATCGCATCATTTCAACCCGTTCGCGAGCATGGACTCCAAGCGCCGCTCACCGATGCAACTGTGCGAGCTCATCCTCGACTCGCTCGCCCTCTCACACGGCGAGGGATACGGCCGGAGCTACTACACCCGCCGCAACCGCATGATGCTCTACGAAGCCCTGCAGGACCCGGCCAAGCCTCGGTCGTTCGAGGAGCTCTATCAGGTGCTCGAACGCCTCGCTCGCCGCGAAGGCGCGGCCGATGTGTTCGAGCTGGCCGCCACCGTGCAGTCCCTGTCCCGCTACAAGAATCTCGCGTCGGACGGATCGGCGCTGCCCGAGTCGGCCACGATCCACTTGCCAACCGCGTTGGAGCACCGGCAGGTCGTGTACTTCTGGCTTCCCGCGGCGCTGGAAAGCGTGAGTGTGCGAGAGATCGCCAAGCTCGCGCTGTACTCGCTCCTCACCGCGGCCATCGACCGGCAGCGCGACGGAGCCCAGGACCGAGAGACCTACCTCTTCATCGACGAGTTTCAGCGCATCGCCGGCGAGAACTTCCGCATCATCCTGGAGCAGGCCCGCAGCTTCGGTGTCCGGGCCATCCTCGCCAACCAGAGCATCAGCGACCTCAAGACGCCCGACACCGACCTCCGGCCTGCCATCCGGACCAACACGCGTGTGAAGATGCACTTCTCGGTCACGGACCCGGGCGAGATGGAGGACCTCTGCACGATCAGCGGAGAGGAGCTTGCGATCTCGCAGTCCGTGGCGTGGCGCTTCGACAGTGTCAAGTATCGGCGATTGGGGGATGGATCGAGGGAGACGATGCAAGTGCCGCGGTGGAGCCTTGCCGGCATGACCGAGTCAACCACGCTGAAGTCGAGACTAACCAAGAGCGACATCATCCGCACTTCAGACCACCCGCAGGAGTTCATCCTGCACGTCTCTCAAGGGTCGGGCTACACCCAGTTCGGTGGCGTGCCGATCCCCGTTCAAACACGTTGGCCGATCCCGTTCAGCGTGTACAAGCGGCGAGCGATGGAGCCATGGCCAAATCTGGGTCGAGGCGTCGGCGTGAAGGCCGCCGTGCAGAAGCAATCCCCCCGGCAGATCGACGATGAGGCCCAGGTCGAGTTCCTGAAGCGAACGCGGCCGCTGGCAGAATCGGTCTACCGGGAACTCGAAAGGCAGTACGGACCCACGCCCGTCGAGGCTACGCCATGAGCGGTCCAAAAAAGACAAAAGAGCCAGGCTCTCTTGTCTTCCCGCACGTCGCCGGACACACGGTCCGACCGGCCTGCCGCGTCGCTGCTCCAGAAGAGGAGCTCCACGGGCGCTCTGGCGTGCGGGTCACGAGTTACAGGCGGGAGCACTGGGTCCCTTGCGGGTTGTCCCGCCTGCCGTTCCTCCTTCCCCAATCGGGGTTGCGGGAACGGGACGCAAAAAAAGAAGCCGGAGCTCCCGCCATCGCGGGACACACCGAGGCACCCTTGCCAAAGGCCATGGGCCTGTGGCAAGCTCACGAGCGCCGGGAAAGGGTGGACTTGTCTGTAAGGACAAGCCACCACAACCTATATCGCGAGGAACCGAACGGTAACCAGCAGAATCATGAGCAGAGATGCTCCGACGATGGCGCCGGAGAACACTGGTCTTCTGGCGAAACCGTACGGCAGGACGCGCGTGAGAGAGCGCGACTCTGCGCCGGTTCCATCAGAGAGGAACCAGACCTCTTCGCCGATGCGTTCGACGACCTCGGGCTTGCCCGGGGACATCTTCTGCACCACCGTGAAGTTCCTCGTGATCGGCCCCTTCTTTGTCTGTACGACGAGCTTTGCCATACATGTTCTCCTTTGGTTGTGCGGCCTTGCGGCCGCGAGTTGATACACCACAGCCATTGGCTCTGGCCTATCCAACCGGGAGACTTGGGGCCTCAAACCGCCGAGCATTGCCCGGCACCTCCTTTCCCGTTCTGGGTACTCGACCAAGACAGAAGGGGAAAAAATGACTTGTTGATGCGCACACCGCGCAACCGCCGCTCGCAGCGTATCACCCGGCCGCGTCGTTTCAAGGGCGTCGCCGCATCATGGAGAACCGCCATGACTCGCATCCTTGTGCTGATCGTTGCTCTGATGCTCTGTGCGCCTCTCACGCACGCGCAAGAAAATGTCTTGCCTGCCGTGCTCCAACTTCACGACGCGGTGAAGAGAGACAGCCGCGACCTCGTCGGGAAGATGCTCGACAGCAAGCCCGAGTTCGTGAACGCTGTCGATGGCCAAGGCATCCCGCCGCTCGCTTATGCGCCGAGCCCCCAGATGGCCGAGTTCCTCCTCCGTCGCGGCGCGAACATGCACCTCGCAATTGCTCATAGCACGGGCGGCGCGTGGACACCGCTCACGCATCACAGCCAGCGGGGGAGCGCGTCGATGCAAGCGGTGCTGGGTCGATACAACGGGTTCGCGTTGTATGACGGCAAGGACTCCACGGCGGTTGAGCGGCTGATCAGAGAGGTGCCCGCCACCGTCGGGTTCCACGAGCACACCACGGGGCGCACACTCTTGGCTGTGGCGGCCGGCGTCGGAGACATGAACGCCATACAGATGCTCTTGGCCGCCGGCGCGGACCCCAACGCACCGGACGTGTCCGGGCACGGGCCGGTCACGCATGCGGCTGCAGGCGGGAGCCCGGCGGCATACAAAGCACTCCGTGCTGCGGGGGCGGAACCTGACCTGCTCGCCGCCGTGGTTTTCGACGACATCAAGGTGATTCGCGCGATGCTTGCGGGCAACCCTGACAGCGTGCACAGCAGGTGCGTCCGACGGTTGACGCCACTACACAACGCCGCACTCGCGTCACGCGCTGACGTCGTTCGCTTGCTGATTGATTCAGGCGCCGATGTGAACGCGGGAAGCCACAGCAACTGGACGGCACTCCACGTCGCTTCCGAGCGAGGCGCGGAGGATGTGGTGCGCCTCCTTCTCAAGGCGGGTGCGTCGCCCACGGTTCAGACCAAGAACGGAACCTCGCCGCTCATGGAAGCGTGCAGGGAGTCCGAGACAGGTATTGCACGGATCTTGATCGCGGCGGCGCCTGAGACCGCGACGCAACGGGACAGCCGGGGGCTACTCCCGATCGCCTTCTTGAACATTGCGCCAGACCCGGCTCTGATGAGGCTGCTGATCGAGGCCGCCCCCAACGAAGCCGGCGGCGAGAGCTACTCGCGCGCGCTTGCGTTGGCGATACGCCACGGGCTTCATGACAGCGTTGACCTACTGCTTCGCGCCGGGGCCGACCCGCTCGGCACGGATAAGAACGGGAACACCGCGTTCCATGTGGCCGCGGAGTGGGGACGAGCCAGAATCATGGCCCGCCTGCTGGAGGGGGAGTACAGGGATTATCCGAATGTGGAACGCCGGACTCCGTTGCATCTGGCGGCGGTAAGTAACGACTCCGTCATCGTCGCGCTGCTGGCCGATGCCGGGGCCGCGTTGGATGCACGGGACAGGTCGAACCACACGTCGCTCCAGGCGGCGGGCGGTGCGAACCGCCCGAACGCTGTCAGAACCTTAGAGTCGATCGAGCGCTCGCGCGCTGCGAAGAGCGGACCGTGATCGGCCGGATTCGCCGGGCGTGGCGAATCCACAGCACATGACCCCCTAGGGCTCCGGTCGTCCGACAGGCCTGCGGCCGGGAGGCGATAAGCGTCGTCCCGCCATCGCCGCCGGGGCGGGGTCTGGGCGACCCCCGACGGCGATGGCGAGCCGACAGGTGATAGGCCGACTGATAGAACCGCTCGCGCGCGTTCCGCTACTCGTCATCGTCCCAGAGTTCGTCCTCGGGGACCGAGAGCATCACGACCAGCGTGTCCATGACACGGACGGGTAGATACGACTCGGTGACCGGGAGACGAGCCCGTAGGTCATCGTTGTAAATCCGGAACCAATCCCGCGCCCAGCCTCCGCGGTCAGTCACCGAAGCTGCTCCGGCTTCGAACTCTCCCCATGCCTGCTGTGCGCTCTTCGAGCGGAGCGGTCCGCGTTCACCGGGATAGACCCCGCGCTCAATGAGCGGAGCGCTGGGCTTGACCCAGATCACCTTGCCGTTCCGGACGGCGGCAACCGCCCCGAAGAAGTGCGAGCACTCGACAGCGCGGAGGGCCGCGCTGACAAACGATGTCTGAAACGTGCTGGCGACGAGGTCGATCAGTTCGACCGAAAGTTCCTCCTGATTGACCAGCGGTTTCACGAGCCGGTCGGGCATGAGGAGGTGCGCCGCGAAGCAGTCGGCCTGCCGCTCGACCGGTGTTGAAGCGACGAATTCACTGCGAGATGGGTGACTCTTCCCGCCGGAACGCAGGTACTCGTGATGGGCCTCGATAAAGAAGTGCCCGAGCTCGTGCGCGAGCGAGAACCTAGTTCGAGGCGCATGCCGTTGCTCACCCGGGCGGTCGTACTTGGTGTTGTAGAAGCAGAGGAACCGGTCCTTCGATGGGTGGTACTCCAGTCGGCCATCGAAAGAGGCCTTATAGTCGCCTGGGCACAGCCGGAGTATGCGCCTCTCTGTGGCGGCGATTGCGATGGGATCGATCGGGGTCTTACGGATGTCCAGGCGCTCGATGAGTGACTCGGCATCGCCACGCGCGATGTCGAGCCTGCGTTCAAATGCAGTTTGCTCAGGTTTCTTGGGCATCCTCGTCACCGTCGGGGGGGTCTTTGTCCTCATCGTCCTGCAGCGCTTCCTCGCGCTGACGCCGCATTTCTTCCTCGACCTCCGGATCGAGCTCGCCCTCGTTGCGATGCAGGCCGAGCACCTCACCAACCTCCTGATCGATCTCGGCGCTCCCGGCCGGCGAACCGGTTCGCTCGGCGTAGCTCCGCTCCACGGGTACACGCGAACTGGCGAGCCGGACGGCCTCCTCGATTTCCGCGTCCGACATGGGGAGCTCGGGCGCCGCGTCGTACTCCGCGGCGGCCTCCTCATCGGTGAGCGGCTGAAGATGCATCGCACGCTGCATCTCGTCAGCCATCTCCCGCCAGAATCTGTTGTCTCTTGGGTCGGTCATGGCCTGGTGTCCTCGCGATAAGCGCCGCGCCGAATCAATTCCTCCCTGAGCTTCTTCCTTGCCCGGTGACGGGCTTGATGAATGGCATTCTCAGTCGTGTCGCCCCACTCTGCGGCGAGGTCGCCTGCCGAGGCGACCTCATCGGGCGCCGTGTCCCCTCGCCAGAAAGCGAGGTCCGCCTCGATGACTCGCCGCCCCTTCGGCGGCAGGGCCGCGATGGCCTCGCGGATCTGCTCGGCGCGGCGTTCGGCCTCGCGCCGCTGCTTCGGGGCGGATGGCTGATTCGGCGGTCTCCTCTTGTCGTGGTCAATGTCTTCCTGCGCGGCCTCGCACGAGTGTCGGTTCTCTGCCCGCATCTCGGAGCAAGCGCACCGATGCGCGAGTTTCATGAACCAGACCCCCAGCGATCCCTTGTCCGGATCGAAGGAGTTGATCTTGTCCACTACACGGATCAGGGCGCGCTGCCATGCGTCCTCCCAGACGCGCGGGAACCGCTTCTCCAGATACCCCCGCACGCGCGGGCCGTGCTCCCGAATGAGCGCACGAATCCCGTCCTCCTCCCCGCAGGCGATCTGCAGGGCAATGTCATAGTCCGATTGCGTCGAGGCGTCTTCATCCATTTGCACGCTCGCTCGTTGTCCCGGCCGGCTCTGGAAGCAGTACGCCGGGCTCTTACGCCGCCCGCATTATTGCGATTCCGGCGGCCGTAAGGAGCCCACGTAGTCCATACAGAGGGGACGCAGTGTCCCCAGATCCCACGGAACGCTCCGCCGGAAGCCCCGGTGGACCAGGAGATTTCAGCTATGGCCAAGGGAAAGAATGTCCACGTCGTGCCGAACGGCACCAACTGGCAGGTGAAGCCGGAGGGTGGCAAGCCGGTCTCGAACCACCGGACGCAGACCGCAGCGACCAAAGCGGCGACGCCGATCGCGAAGCAGAACAAGGGTGAGGTCGTCATCCACCGCCCCAACGGGCAGATCCGGGACAAGGACTCCTACGGGAAGGACCCCAACCCGCCCAAGGACAAGAAGCACTGAGAAGCACGCGGCGAGGTCGCGGGGCGTGCCCGCGACTCTCAAGGCTTCAAGGAACAGAACGCCATGATCAGATCCATCAACCATCCCCAAGTCCCACCGCGACCGGTCGTGCCGGAGATTCCCCGGCCTCGTCCAGTCCCGGAGCGTCCCTTCCCTCCGGCAAGCCCCCGGCCGTATCCCGCGCCTCCGCATCCCGGACGGCCGATCATCACGAAGTGAACGCTCGCGCACCCGCTCCCGCCCCACCATGTGGTGGCGGTTTCTTTGCGCGCTGAAGGCGCTGGTTTGTCCGTCATGTAGGCGGCTCGATGTGCTCTTGACTTTCTCGACAAATTCTGGCGGTAATGAGCTTGGGCGCACCGCGCCCGCTCTTTGAACCCATGAGCCCGGGCAGATGTGAAGACCGACTCTCGCCGGACGGGTGTGCGTGCGCACTGCCCGCCGAGAGCCCGGTGGTGCAACACCAAGGTTCACATACGCAGGTTCATCACACCAGAAAGGACATCCCATGACGCAGACACTCACCGACGCGAGTCGGCAGCTTTTCGCGCGCTCACCGGACGAAGTACACGACAGCATGCAATCCCTGTGGGATGCGTGCGCCCTGTCTCGGTCCGAATCTAGAACACAGTGGGTCCATCCCGACGGGTTCGTACCCGACGGGCATGACACGCGGCTTCGTCTGGCGCTCGACGGCGTGCAGCACGACATGACTGATTGGAGCTTCGGCCAGCTCTGCCGGCTGGCCAACGTCTCCAAGGACACTATCAATCGCCTGTCACCGAGGACCGCGTCGCATGCGCTCGCTGAGACGCTGCCCCGTGGCGGCAAGCCGCTGCAGGTGCTCGGCCGCGACCGCACCGTGCGGGCAATCCACCCGCCCAGCTACACGCGCGTGCACGACATCGACCTGCTGGCCATCGTCAAGGAGTTCGCGACCGACTTCGAGCCCCCACAGACGGGGCTCGGGGGCGCGACCGGGCTCTACCGCGGCGAGCAGGACATGTTCGTGTTCCTCATCGACCCGACAGGGTGGACGGAGATCGATGGCGAGGCGTTCGCGCCCGGCTTCTTTCTCTGGAACTCCGAGGTCGGCAAGCGGTCGCTCGGCGTCAAGACTTTCTGGTTCCAGGCGGTCTGCCAGAACCACATCGTCTGGGACGCGACCGAGGTCTTCGAGTACAGCCGCAAGCACACGGCGAGCGTCGAGGAGGCACTCCCGGAGATCCGGCGGCGCATCCACGCCCTTGTCGAGAAGCGCGATGCGAGGCGCGATGGCTTTGTCGAGGTCATCCGCAAAGCGATGCGCGAGCGCATCGGCGATGACCAGGACGAGGCGCTCAAGCTGCTCCAGAAGTACGGCATCCAGCGCACGCTTGCGAAAGACGCGCTGGGCATCGCCGAGTCGCAGGGACGCTTGACGATCTTCGCAGTCGTCGACGCCCTCACCAGATTGGCCGGCCGCATGCCCAACGCGGGCGACCGGACCGAGGTCGACGAGAAGGCGAGCTCGTTGCTCGCTCTGGCGGTCTGAGACCGCCGCGCGACCGGAATCGAGAGCGGCAGTTCAACCAACGAAAGGAGAACACACCATGAGCAAGAACGACAACGGCAACGGAAAGAACAAGCCCGTCCACGAGATCAGGCTTGGCGCCATCAAGGCGGCGATCTGGGCCAACGAGACCCAGAACGGCCTCCGTCACAACGTCACCCTCAGCCGCCTCTACAAGGACGGCGAGGAGTGGAAGACGTCCGACAGCTTCGGACGCGACGACCTACCGATCGTCGCGAAGATCGCCGACATGGCCCACACCTGGATCCACCAGGAGGGCAAGAACGGCAAGCCGAATGGCTCCTGACCGAGCGGTTCACATCGAGGTTCAGTAGCACCACCGGGCCTCGACCAGCCCA
This region of Phycisphaeraceae bacterium genomic DNA includes:
- a CDS encoding ankyrin repeat domain-containing protein — its product is MTRILVLIVALMLCAPLTHAQENVLPAVLQLHDAVKRDSRDLVGKMLDSKPEFVNAVDGQGIPPLAYAPSPQMAEFLLRRGANMHLAIAHSTGGAWTPLTHHSQRGSASMQAVLGRYNGFALYDGKDSTAVERLIREVPATVGFHEHTTGRTLLAVAAGVGDMNAIQMLLAAGADPNAPDVSGHGPVTHAAAGGSPAAYKALRAAGAEPDLLAAVVFDDIKVIRAMLAGNPDSVHSRCVRRLTPLHNAALASRADVVRLLIDSGADVNAGSHSNWTALHVASERGAEDVVRLLLKAGASPTVQTKNGTSPLMEACRESETGIARILIAAAPETATQRDSRGLLPIAFLNIAPDPALMRLLIEAAPNEAGGESYSRALALAIRHGLHDSVDLLLRAGADPLGTDKNGNTAFHVAAEWGRARIMARLLEGEYRDYPNVERRTPLHLAAVSNDSVIVALLADAGAALDARDRSNHTSLQAAGGANRPNAVRTLESIERSRAAKSGP
- a CDS encoding DUF932 domain-containing protein — its product is MTQTLTDASRQLFARSPDEVHDSMQSLWDACALSRSESRTQWVHPDGFVPDGHDTRLRLALDGVQHDMTDWSFGQLCRLANVSKDTINRLSPRTASHALAETLPRGGKPLQVLGRDRTVRAIHPPSYTRVHDIDLLAIVKEFATDFEPPQTGLGGATGLYRGEQDMFVFLIDPTGWTEIDGEAFAPGFFLWNSEVGKRSLGVKTFWFQAVCQNHIVWDATEVFEYSRKHTASVEEALPEIRRRIHALVEKRDARRDGFVEVIRKAMRERIGDDQDEALKLLQKYGIQRTLAKDALGIAESQGRLTIFAVVDALTRLAGRMPNAGDRTEVDEKASSLLALAV
- a CDS encoding sigma-70 family RNA polymerase sigma factor, with the translated sequence MQMDEDASTQSDYDIALQIACGEEDGIRALIREHGPRVRGYLEKRFPRVWEDAWQRALIRVVDKINSFDPDKGSLGVWFMKLAHRCACSEMRAENRHSCEAAQEDIDHDKRRPPNQPSAPKQRREAERRAEQIREAIAALPPKGRRVIEADLAFWRGDTAPDEVASAGDLAAEWGDTTENAIHQARHRARKKLREELIRRGAYREDTRP
- a CDS encoding ImmA/IrrE family metallo-endopeptidase yields the protein MPKKPEQTAFERRLDIARGDAESLIERLDIRKTPIDPIAIAATERRILRLCPGDYKASFDGRLEYHPSKDRFLCFYNTKYDRPGEQRHAPRTRFSLAHELGHFFIEAHHEYLRSGGKSHPSRSEFVASTPVERQADCFAAHLLMPDRLVKPLVNQEELSVELIDLVASTFQTSFVSAALRAVECSHFFGAVAAVRNGKVIWVKPSAPLIERGVYPGERGPLRSKSAQQAWGEFEAGAASVTDRGGWARDWFRIYNDDLRARLPVTESYLPVRVMDTLVVMLSVPEDELWDDDE
- a CDS encoding DUF2188 domain-containing protein: MAKGKNVHVVPNGTNWQVKPEGGKPVSNHRTQTAATKAATPIAKQNKGEVVIHRPNGQIRDKDSYGKDPNPPKDKKH
- a CDS encoding type IV secretory system conjugative DNA transfer family protein; its protein translation is MNDSRFETPHVPPVGAMVMKRFPLEYDPTSATQLNASRLPHPLSTADMSLAHRCEPWEADRAKHAVDILGLMPTGMLVMLVLSISVTRIAPFYVAIGLAGLVATLMLVLLFRAGLLSPRYLLIAVLAPAMGIAFLYAVSSVIDDRLLVTAVLASIGAVLFRLLGTGPVSFYQQWILTHPRLTPSTRKALSAERAPAPMFWPLYLTMVIAVLLPRYSSALATLLIAALNTGVVLWWLRGRAPLRGALDALGHYLAYGRDDAGAPGVWRPRDHQRRRHWTFVTLLSTIFFTLGLGLTLYVPGDVARLGLSRLLVTGASESLPIRKVFDHSTAPVDWDKAPPPLVPTVNRPQLPEIAPSDTLRDWKIGANERAARLNERVQRISSQADADDDQFRRRYVARAFPSFIRDEIGDRPHTWLFAVLAAILQGRLHYGWLLPVSLLLAATLPSLVLLAVYARPLAFLIELRQRVEGSSASPGLDHAPDRTEWNWRVDRVAESVHTATEPLFGSAVYEADHLFLGVEPCMGFPVLLHRPLLNQHCYIVGETGSGKTSLGIMPMLIQLLRQHIDPSREDSARSEPPIVILDLKGDPALLQTIKAEADARRKRHGVTDPNDPRYAFRLFTPEVGSESHHFNPFASMDSKRRSPMQLCELILDSLALSHGEGYGRSYYTRRNRMMLYEALQDPAKPRSFEELYQVLERLARREGAADVFELAATVQSLSRYKNLASDGSALPESATIHLPTALEHRQVVYFWLPAALESVSVREIAKLALYSLLTAAIDRQRDGAQDRETYLFIDEFQRIAGENFRIILEQARSFGVRAILANQSISDLKTPDTDLRPAIRTNTRVKMHFSVTDPGEMEDLCTISGEELAISQSVAWRFDSVKYRRLGDGSRETMQVPRWSLAGMTESTTLKSRLTKSDIIRTSDHPQEFILHVSQGSGYTQFGGVPIPVQTRWPIPFSVYKRRAMEPWPNLGRGVGVKAAVQKQSPRQIDDEAQVEFLKRTRPLAESVYRELERQYGPTPVEATP
- a CDS encoding replication-relaxation family protein → MDHHDREQRVLKHIAAFRVSLRAVIARLYFDDRNSACQNVLSRLKSRGWLMSHQSFTGTRLAYYQLGVRGVRHFRLPRNRAEHYDERALNTHLCILWWSCMSNTLRYRVEPDQVAAAIGCETLTGEHCMQPSDRGPRFVRVFVLGPDSDDQTALYRIKERMREAAATAVLCDWVRHSLYTFAILTDSPHRLRRLKEAVASDTFDPPGLVRVYQAPGIATLPKHLAMRASNQE